The following are encoded together in the Nocardioides thalensis genome:
- a CDS encoding A/G-specific adenine glycosylase produces the protein MSSQTAPGSSPLVAPVLEWYDEHARDLPWRRPEASAWSVMVSEFMLQQTPVNRVLPVHETWLERWPTPADLAAEPTGEAVRAWGRLGYPRRALRLHAAATAIRDEHGGEVPADYDALLALPGVGDYTAAAIATFAHGRRHVVLDTNVRRVLGRAVSGVEFPARSVTRAERDVAAALLPDDEPTAATWSVAVMELGALVCTADRPRCDACPVVALCAWHTAGRPAYDGPPRPVQTYAGTDRQCRGRLLAVLRDAEGAVPSDRLDAVWDDAAQRARCLESLLADGLAVRTADGGVALP, from the coding sequence GTGAGCAGCCAGACCGCGCCGGGATCGTCACCGTTGGTGGCGCCGGTCCTGGAGTGGTACGACGAGCACGCGCGCGACCTGCCGTGGCGGCGGCCCGAGGCCAGCGCGTGGTCGGTGATGGTCTCGGAGTTCATGCTCCAGCAGACCCCGGTCAACCGGGTGCTCCCGGTGCACGAGACGTGGCTCGAGCGGTGGCCGACACCGGCGGACCTCGCGGCGGAACCCACCGGCGAGGCGGTGCGGGCCTGGGGCCGCCTCGGCTACCCACGGCGCGCGTTGCGGCTGCACGCGGCGGCGACGGCGATCCGCGACGAGCACGGCGGCGAGGTGCCGGCCGACTACGACGCGCTGCTCGCGCTGCCCGGCGTGGGTGACTACACGGCCGCCGCGATCGCGACGTTCGCCCACGGTCGCCGGCACGTCGTGCTCGACACCAACGTCCGGCGCGTGCTCGGCCGCGCGGTGAGCGGCGTGGAGTTCCCGGCCCGCTCGGTCACCCGCGCCGAGCGCGACGTGGCTGCGGCGCTGCTGCCCGACGACGAGCCGACCGCGGCGACCTGGTCGGTGGCGGTGATGGAGCTCGGCGCCCTGGTCTGTACGGCGGACCGGCCCCGCTGTGACGCCTGCCCCGTGGTCGCGCTGTGCGCGTGGCACACCGCCGGGCGGCCGGCGTACGACGGTCCGCCCCGCCCGGTGCAGACCTACGCCGGCACCGACCGCCAGTGCCGGGGCCGGCTGCTGGCCGTGCTGCGCGACGCCGAGGGCGCCGTACCGTCCGACCGGCTGGACGCGGTGTGGGACGACGCGGCCCAGCGCGCCCGCTGCCTGGAGTCCCTGCTCGCCGACGGCTTGGCGGTCAGGACCGCCGACGGGGGCGTGGCGCTGCCGTAG
- a CDS encoding type III pantothenate kinase codes for MSLLAADIGNAHTVLGLVADGEVTADWRVATDEHRTADEWAVLLRGLLGAQISDVSGIAVCATVPAVLHSWREMLERHFGDVPRVIIEPGVRTGVPILVDNPREVGTDRIINALAAVNDYGGPAIVVDFGGTATTFDVVDADGRYVGGAITPGIEISLEALGRRGAQLRQVELVRPRSVIGKNTVEALQSGMIFGVASQVEGVVERLISALGADAADVRVISTGYLAPLVVDECRCFTDHSPWLTLRGLERAFLRNAK; via the coding sequence ATGAGCCTGCTGGCCGCCGACATCGGCAACGCGCACACCGTCCTCGGCCTCGTCGCCGACGGCGAGGTGACCGCGGACTGGCGGGTCGCGACCGACGAGCACCGGACTGCGGACGAATGGGCCGTTCTGCTTCGCGGATTGCTGGGCGCCCAAATATCAGATGTATCGGGAATTGCCGTGTGCGCGACCGTGCCCGCCGTGCTGCATTCCTGGCGCGAGATGCTCGAGCGGCATTTCGGAGATGTCCCGCGGGTGATCATCGAGCCCGGTGTGCGCACCGGGGTCCCGATCCTCGTCGACAACCCCAGGGAAGTCGGGACCGATCGCATCATCAACGCTCTCGCGGCGGTCAATGATTACGGCGGCCCCGCGATCGTGGTCGATTTCGGTGGCACCGCGACGACTTTCGACGTCGTCGACGCAGACGGGCGCTATGTCGGCGGCGCGATCACCCCCGGGATCGAGATCTCGCTCGAGGCGCTGGGCCGCCGTGGCGCGCAGCTGCGCCAGGTCGAGCTGGTCCGCCCGCGCAGCGTGATCGGCAAGAACACCGTGGAGGCGCTGCAGTCGGGAATGATCTTCGGGGTCGCAAGCCAGGTCGAGGGAGTCGTCGAGCGGTTGATCTCCGCGCTCGGCGCCGACGCGGCCGACGTACGCGTGATCTCGACCGGATATCTCGCGCCGCTCGTCGTCGACGAATGCCGGTGTTTCACCGACCATTCGCCGTGGCTCACCCTGCGCGGGCTCGAACGCGCATTCCTGCGCAACGCGAAATGA
- a CDS encoding ATP-dependent Clp protease ATP-binding subunit codes for MFERFTDRARRVVVLAQEEARMLSHNYIGTEHILLGLIHEGEGVAAKALESLDISLEAVRAQVEEIIGQGQQAPSGHIPFTPRAKKVLELSLREALQLGHSYIGTEHILLGLIREGEGVAAQVLQKLGADLNRVRQQVIQLLSGFQGKESGQAAAATGASSGDAPSSSLVLDQFGRNLTQDAREGKLDPVIGRSQEIERVMQILSRRTKNNPVLIGEPGVGKTTIVEGLAQDIVKGNVPETLKDKQIYTLDLGALVAGSRYRGDFEERLKKVLKEIRTRGDIVLFIDEIHTLVGAGAAEGAIDAASILKPMLARGELQTIGATTLDEYRKYLEKDAALERRFQPIQVAEPSIAHTIEMLKGLRDRYEAHHRVTITDEALVSAATLADRYISDRFLPDKAIDLIDEAGSRLRIRRMTAPADLREYDDKIGEVRQRKEAAIDGQDFEAAARLRDEEKQLILKKAEREKQWRAGDMDEVAEVDEELIAEVLAVATGIPIVKLSEEESTRLLKMEDELHKRVIGQDEAVKALSRAIRRTRAGLKDPKRPGGSFIFAGPSGVGKTWLSKTLAEFLFGDEDALIQLDMSEFGEKHTVSRLFGSPPGYVGYEEGGQLTEKVRRKPFSVVLFDEVEKAHPDIFNSLLQILEEGRLTDSQGRVVDFKNTVIIMTTNLGTRDIAKGINLGFQQAGDKQGSYERMKSKVSEELKQHFRPEFLNRVDEIIVFPPLSQEQIVAMVDNMIAAVEVRLKDRDMSIELTQKAKNLLAERGFDPVLGARPLRRTVQREIEDVLAEKMLYGEVGPGQLVLVDVDGEGPTATFTFEGQKVSELPDLPPLETVSEGGAAEAPTEEGGPTDVPRSTGTE; via the coding sequence ATGTTCGAGCGGTTTACCGACCGTGCCCGCCGGGTGGTCGTGCTGGCCCAGGAAGAGGCCCGCATGCTCTCCCACAACTACATCGGGACCGAGCACATCCTCCTCGGTCTCATCCACGAGGGGGAGGGCGTCGCCGCCAAGGCGCTGGAGTCCCTCGACATCTCGCTCGAGGCGGTGCGTGCCCAGGTCGAGGAGATCATCGGCCAGGGCCAGCAGGCGCCGAGCGGCCACATCCCGTTCACTCCGCGCGCCAAGAAGGTGCTCGAGCTGTCCCTGCGCGAGGCGCTGCAGCTCGGCCACTCCTACATCGGCACCGAGCACATCCTGCTCGGCCTGATCCGCGAGGGCGAGGGCGTCGCCGCCCAGGTGCTGCAGAAGCTCGGCGCCGACCTCAACCGGGTGCGCCAGCAGGTCATCCAGCTGCTCTCGGGCTTCCAGGGCAAGGAGTCCGGCCAGGCCGCCGCCGCGACCGGCGCCAGCAGCGGTGACGCGCCGTCGTCGAGCCTGGTGCTCGACCAGTTCGGCCGCAACCTGACCCAGGACGCCCGCGAGGGCAAGCTCGACCCGGTCATCGGCCGCTCGCAGGAGATCGAGCGGGTCATGCAGATCCTGTCCCGCCGTACGAAGAACAACCCGGTCCTCATCGGCGAGCCGGGCGTCGGCAAGACGACCATCGTCGAGGGCCTGGCCCAGGACATCGTCAAGGGCAACGTGCCCGAGACGCTCAAGGACAAGCAGATCTACACCCTCGACCTGGGTGCGCTGGTCGCCGGCTCGCGCTACCGCGGCGACTTCGAGGAGCGCCTGAAGAAGGTGCTCAAGGAGATCCGCACCCGCGGCGACATCGTGCTGTTCATCGACGAGATCCACACTCTCGTCGGCGCCGGCGCCGCCGAGGGCGCGATCGACGCCGCGTCGATCCTCAAGCCGATGCTGGCCCGGGGCGAGCTCCAGACCATCGGAGCGACCACCCTCGACGAGTACCGCAAGTACCTCGAGAAGGACGCCGCGCTCGAGCGCCGCTTCCAGCCGATCCAGGTCGCCGAGCCGTCGATCGCCCACACGATCGAGATGCTCAAGGGCCTGCGCGACCGCTACGAGGCGCACCACCGGGTGACCATCACCGACGAGGCGCTGGTCTCCGCGGCGACGCTGGCCGACCGCTACATCTCCGACCGGTTCCTGCCCGACAAGGCGATCGACCTGATCGACGAGGCCGGCTCGCGGCTGCGGATCCGCCGGATGACGGCGCCCGCCGACCTGCGCGAGTACGACGACAAGATCGGCGAGGTGCGGCAGCGCAAGGAGGCGGCGATCGACGGGCAGGACTTCGAGGCCGCCGCCCGCCTGCGCGACGAGGAGAAGCAGCTCATCCTGAAGAAGGCCGAGCGCGAGAAGCAGTGGCGCGCCGGCGACATGGACGAGGTCGCTGAGGTCGACGAGGAGCTGATCGCCGAGGTGCTGGCGGTCGCGACCGGCATCCCGATCGTGAAGCTCTCCGAGGAGGAGTCGACCCGGCTGCTCAAGATGGAGGACGAGCTCCACAAGCGCGTCATCGGCCAGGACGAGGCGGTCAAGGCGCTCTCGCGCGCGATCCGCCGTACCCGTGCCGGCCTGAAGGACCCGAAGCGTCCCGGCGGCTCGTTCATCTTCGCCGGCCCGTCCGGTGTCGGTAAGACGTGGCTGTCCAAGACGCTCGCGGAGTTCCTCTTCGGCGACGAGGACGCGCTGATCCAGCTCGACATGTCCGAGTTCGGCGAGAAGCACACCGTCTCGCGGCTCTTCGGCTCGCCCCCGGGCTACGTCGGCTACGAGGAGGGCGGCCAGCTCACCGAGAAGGTGCGCCGCAAGCCGTTCTCCGTCGTCCTCTTCGACGAGGTCGAGAAGGCCCACCCCGACATCTTCAACAGCCTGCTGCAGATCCTGGAGGAAGGTCGCCTGACCGACTCCCAGGGCCGGGTGGTCGACTTCAAGAACACCGTCATCATCATGACCACCAACCTCGGCACCCGTGACATCGCCAAGGGCATCAACCTCGGCTTCCAGCAGGCCGGCGACAAGCAGGGCTCCTACGAGCGGATGAAGAGCAAGGTGTCGGAGGAGCTCAAGCAGCACTTCCGGCCCGAGTTCCTCAACCGTGTCGACGAGATCATCGTCTTCCCGCCGCTGTCGCAGGAGCAGATCGTCGCGATGGTCGACAACATGATCGCCGCGGTGGAGGTCCGCCTGAAGGACCGCGACATGAGCATCGAGCTGACCCAGAAGGCGAAGAACCTGCTCGCCGAGCGGGGCTTCGACCCGGTGCTCGGCGCGCGGCCGCTGCGCCGTACCGTCCAGCGCGAGATCGAGGACGTGCTCGCCGAGAAGATGCTGTACGGCGAGGTCGGCCCCGGTCAGCTGGTGCTGGTCGACGTGGACGGCGAGGGTCCGACCGCGACCTTCACGTTCGAGGGCCAGAAGGTCAGCGAGCTGCCCGACCTGCCGCCGCTGGAGACCGTGTCCGAGGGCGGCGCCGCGGAGGCGCCGACCGAGGAGGGCGGCCCGACCGACGTGCCCCGCTCCACCGGCACCGAGTAG
- the nadC gene encoding carboxylating nicotinate-nucleotide diphosphorylase produces the protein MALSLTPFSDLPDALLKELAEIGDPRSVYDLVAGALHEDVPTEDVTSAATIGTDVHGVADFNAREQGVVAGLAVAELVFRMVMGDTVSIDQRTADGSRVVPGDAVLTVSGPVRGLLTAERTALNIACHLSGVATATAAWVTALEGTRARVLDTRKTLPGLRALQKYAVACGGGVNHRFSLSDRAMVKDNHVLAAGGVVPAFEAVRTAYPDLRVEVEVTDLDQLRDLLAAGCTEILLDNMSSETMAEAVRIRDESGVAATLEASGGLTLERAAEVARTGVDFLSVGALTHSVVVFDLGMDLREQ, from the coding sequence ATGGCTCTCTCGCTCACGCCGTTCTCCGACCTCCCCGACGCGCTCCTCAAGGAGCTCGCCGAGATCGGCGACCCGCGCTCGGTCTACGACCTGGTCGCGGGAGCGCTGCACGAGGACGTGCCGACCGAGGACGTCACGAGTGCCGCGACGATCGGCACCGACGTCCACGGTGTCGCCGACTTCAACGCCCGTGAGCAGGGCGTCGTCGCAGGCCTCGCCGTCGCCGAGCTGGTCTTCCGCATGGTCATGGGCGACACGGTCTCGATCGACCAGCGCACCGCCGACGGCAGCCGGGTCGTCCCCGGCGACGCCGTGCTGACGGTCTCGGGCCCGGTCCGCGGACTGCTCACGGCAGAGCGCACCGCGCTCAACATCGCGTGCCACCTCTCCGGCGTCGCCACCGCCACGGCCGCGTGGGTCACCGCGCTCGAGGGCACCCGGGCCCGGGTGCTCGACACCCGCAAGACGCTGCCCGGACTTCGAGCCCTGCAGAAGTACGCCGTCGCGTGCGGCGGCGGCGTCAACCACCGCTTCAGCCTGTCCGACCGCGCGATGGTCAAGGACAACCACGTGCTCGCAGCCGGCGGCGTGGTGCCGGCGTTCGAGGCCGTGCGGACGGCGTACCCCGACTTGCGCGTCGAGGTGGAGGTCACCGACCTCGACCAGCTGCGCGACCTGCTCGCCGCCGGGTGCACTGAGATCCTGCTCGACAACATGAGCAGCGAGACCATGGCCGAGGCGGTGCGGATCCGCGACGAGTCGGGCGTGGCCGCGACCCTGGAGGCCTCCGGCGGGCTCACGCTGGAGCGCGCGGCCGAGGTCGCGCGGACCGGTGTCGACTTCCTCTCTGTCGGCGCGCTGACCCACTCGGTCGTGGTCTTCGACCTCGGCATGGACCTGCGCGAACAATGA
- a CDS encoding L-aspartate oxidase — MHASTRRLPGRLTAPEPGWTTRADVVVIGSGIAGLTAAMRLRKKVDKVMVVTKDVLSAGSTQWAQGGIAAALGPGDTPEQHEVDTLVAGAGACDREAVQVLVNEGPAAVRELIKRGANFDLDEGGDLSLTREGGHHRDRIAHAGGDATGAEIQRALMEAVAANPNIEVIEHALAVDLLLAADGGVAGLTLHVMGEGQRDGVGAVHCRAVVLASGGLGQVFSQTTNPAVSTGDGMALALRAGATLRDLEFVQFHPTVMYLGPDSRGQQPLISEAVRGEGAFLVDDEGVRFMQGQHELADLAPRDVVAKAIMKRMLETGRPHMWLDARHLGAAFWERRFPTILATARSHGVDPVTQLIPVAPACHYASGGVRTDLDGRTDLPGLYATGEVACSGVHGANRLASNSLLEGLVFSRRISKVLPGELRPWQEPVDDGRSVGLVAGAVRRDLQETMTSKVGVLRSAPGLAEAGAMLDKLASETAEQVDQASWETTNLITISAALADAAALREETRGSHWRDDFPERDDVDFAGHFDVRMHDGATTVSFSPSPATDTDLPAVEAH; from the coding sequence ATGCACGCCTCCACCCGCCGGCTGCCCGGCCGGCTGACCGCACCGGAGCCCGGCTGGACGACGCGCGCGGACGTCGTCGTCATCGGGTCCGGGATCGCCGGCCTCACCGCGGCGATGCGCCTGCGCAAGAAGGTCGACAAGGTCATGGTGGTGACCAAGGACGTGCTGTCCGCGGGCTCGACACAGTGGGCGCAGGGCGGCATCGCCGCGGCCCTGGGGCCGGGTGACACCCCGGAGCAGCACGAGGTCGACACCCTCGTCGCGGGTGCCGGCGCCTGCGACCGCGAGGCGGTGCAGGTGCTGGTCAACGAGGGGCCGGCGGCCGTGCGCGAGCTCATCAAGCGCGGCGCCAACTTCGACCTCGACGAGGGCGGCGACCTGTCGCTGACCCGTGAGGGCGGCCACCACCGCGACCGGATCGCCCACGCAGGTGGCGACGCCACCGGCGCCGAGATCCAGCGCGCGCTGATGGAGGCGGTCGCCGCCAACCCCAACATCGAGGTCATCGAGCACGCGCTCGCCGTCGACCTGCTCCTCGCCGCCGACGGCGGCGTCGCGGGGCTGACCCTGCACGTGATGGGCGAGGGCCAGCGCGACGGTGTCGGCGCGGTCCACTGCCGCGCGGTCGTCCTCGCCAGCGGCGGCCTCGGCCAGGTGTTCTCGCAGACGACCAACCCGGCGGTGTCGACCGGCGACGGCATGGCGCTCGCGCTGCGCGCCGGCGCCACCCTGCGCGACCTCGAGTTCGTGCAGTTCCACCCGACGGTGATGTACCTCGGCCCCGACTCGCGCGGCCAGCAGCCGCTGATCTCCGAGGCGGTGCGCGGCGAGGGGGCGTTCCTGGTCGACGACGAGGGCGTCCGCTTCATGCAGGGCCAGCACGAGCTCGCCGACCTCGCTCCGCGCGACGTCGTCGCCAAGGCGATCATGAAGCGGATGCTCGAGACCGGGCGCCCCCACATGTGGCTCGACGCGCGGCACCTGGGAGCGGCGTTCTGGGAGCGCCGGTTCCCGACAATCCTCGCGACCGCGCGCTCCCACGGCGTCGACCCGGTCACGCAGCTGATCCCCGTCGCGCCGGCGTGCCACTACGCCTCCGGCGGCGTCCGCACCGACCTCGACGGCCGCACCGACCTGCCGGGCCTCTACGCCACCGGCGAGGTCGCCTGCTCCGGCGTCCACGGCGCCAACCGGCTCGCGTCCAACTCCCTGCTCGAGGGCCTCGTCTTCTCGCGGCGGATCTCCAAGGTGCTCCCCGGCGAGCTGCGCCCCTGGCAGGAGCCCGTCGACGACGGCCGCTCCGTCGGGCTGGTGGCGGGCGCCGTACGACGCGACCTGCAGGAGACGATGACGTCGAAGGTGGGCGTGCTGCGCTCCGCGCCGGGGCTCGCCGAGGCGGGCGCGATGCTCGACAAGCTCGCGTCGGAGACGGCGGAGCAGGTCGACCAGGCGTCGTGGGAGACCACCAACCTGATCACCATCAGCGCCGCGCTGGCCGACGCGGCCGCGCTGCGCGAGGAGACCCGCGGGTCCCACTGGCGCGACGACTTCCCCGAGCGCGACGACGTCGACTTCGCCGGCCACTTCGACGTCCGCATGCACGACGGCGCAACCACCGTGTCGTTCAGCCCGTCGCCTGCGACCGACACCGACCTGCCCGCCGTGGAGGCGCACTGA
- the disA gene encoding DNA integrity scanning diadenylate cyclase DisA, translating to MVTERPDDARLRETLALIAPGTALRDGLERILRGRTGALIVLGRDKIVDGISTGGFELDVPFTATGLRELAKMDGAIIVDRDLTRIIRAAVHLMPDHTIPSEETGTRHRTADRVARQTGFPVISVSQSMQIIAAYVGEIRHVLEDSGQILSRANQALATLERYKLRLDEVSSTLSALEIEDLVTVRDVAVVAQRLEMVTRIAREIEDYVLELGTDGRLLSLQLEELVTGVDIERELVIRDYVPSRKRSREPDELLGRLEGLSATELVDPASVARVLGIGTGEHLDGAVAPRGYRLLAKVPRLPAVVVEGLVDHFGTLQKLLSAGIDDLQAVEGVGELRARSVREGLSRLAESTILERYV from the coding sequence GTGGTGACCGAGCGGCCGGATGACGCCCGGCTCCGCGAGACGCTCGCGCTGATCGCGCCCGGCACCGCGCTTCGCGACGGCCTCGAGCGGATCCTCCGCGGCCGCACCGGCGCCCTGATCGTGCTCGGCCGGGACAAGATCGTCGACGGCATCTCGACCGGCGGGTTCGAGCTCGACGTACCGTTCACCGCCACCGGGCTCCGCGAGCTGGCCAAGATGGACGGCGCGATCATCGTCGACCGCGACCTCACGCGGATCATCCGCGCCGCCGTGCACCTGATGCCCGACCACACCATCCCGTCGGAGGAGACCGGCACCCGGCACCGCACCGCCGACCGGGTCGCGCGCCAGACCGGCTTCCCGGTGATCTCGGTGTCCCAGTCGATGCAGATCATCGCGGCGTACGTCGGCGAGATCCGCCACGTGCTCGAGGACTCCGGGCAGATCCTGTCCCGCGCCAACCAGGCGCTCGCGACCCTCGAGCGCTACAAGCTGCGGCTCGACGAGGTCTCCTCGACGCTGTCCGCGCTCGAGATCGAGGACCTCGTCACGGTCCGCGACGTCGCCGTGGTCGCACAGCGGCTCGAGATGGTCACCCGGATCGCCCGCGAGATCGAGGACTACGTGCTCGAGCTCGGCACCGACGGCCGGCTGCTGTCGCTCCAGCTCGAGGAGCTCGTGACCGGCGTCGACATCGAGCGCGAGCTGGTCATCCGCGACTACGTCCCCTCGCGCAAGCGCAGTCGCGAGCCCGACGAGCTCCTCGGCCGCCTCGAGGGGCTCTCGGCCACCGAGCTCGTCGACCCCGCCTCGGTCGCGCGCGTCCTCGGCATCGGCACCGGTGAGCACCTCGACGGCGCGGTCGCGCCGCGCGGCTACCGCCTGCTCGCGAAGGTGCCGCGGCTCCCCGCGGTCGTCGTCGAGGGCCTGGTCGACCACTTCGGCACCCTGCAGAAGCTGCTCTCCGCCGGCATCGACGACCTCCAGGCCGTCGAGGGTGTCGGCGAGCTGCGCGCGCGCAGCGTGCGCGAGGGCCTGTCGCGGCTGGCCGAGTCGACGATCCTGGAGCGGTACGTCTGA
- a CDS encoding histone-like nucleoid-structuring protein Lsr2 yields the protein MAQKVNITLVDDIDGSDATETVTFGLDGATYEIDLNDKNASALRDALATYVGHGRKVSTARRARASARSGAAAGGAPASEVREWARANGFTVPDRGRIPSDVRSAYDAAH from the coding sequence ATGGCCCAGAAAGTGAACATCACCCTCGTCGACGACATCGACGGAAGCGACGCCACCGAGACCGTGACTTTCGGTCTCGACGGAGCGACCTACGAGATCGACCTCAACGACAAGAATGCGTCTGCTCTCCGCGACGCCCTCGCCACTTATGTCGGGCACGGCCGCAAGGTCAGCACGGCCCGCCGTGCCCGCGCGTCCGCGCGCTCCGGCGCCGCGGCCGGCGGCGCCCCCGCCAGCGAGGTGCGCGAGTGGGCGCGGGCCAACGGTTTCACGGTCCCCGACCGCGGCCGGATCCCGTCCGACGTGCGCTCGGCGTACGACGCCGCTCACTGA
- the panD gene encoding aspartate 1-decarboxylase produces the protein MLRTMMKSKIHRATVTQADLHYVGSVTVDENLLEAADLLPGELVHIVDITNGARLETYTIAGERGSGVIGINGAAARLVHPGDLVILIAYGQMTTEEAKAYQPHVVFVDADNKVVGTGADPADTFGDPGLNRGDLVAAGR, from the coding sequence ATGCTGCGCACGATGATGAAGTCCAAGATCCACCGCGCGACCGTGACGCAGGCCGACCTGCACTACGTCGGCTCGGTGACCGTCGACGAGAACCTGCTCGAGGCGGCCGACCTGCTGCCCGGCGAGCTCGTCCACATCGTCGACATCACCAACGGCGCCCGGCTCGAGACCTACACGATCGCCGGCGAGCGCGGCAGCGGCGTGATCGGCATCAACGGCGCGGCGGCGCGGCTGGTGCACCCCGGCGACCTGGTCATCCTGATCGCCTACGGCCAGATGACCACCGAGGAGGCGAAGGCCTACCAGCCGCACGTGGTGTTCGTCGATGCGGACAACAAGGTGGTCGGCACCGGCGCCGACCCGGCGGACACCTTCGGCGACCCCGGCCTCAACCGGGGAGACCTGGTCGCCGCGGGCCGATAG
- a CDS encoding glycosyltransferase family 2 protein, with protein MADQGGIVAAVSTVKDTLPRLEQYVARNLAGGVDHLFVLLDADQPEVAEGFAAHPHVTCIRTDDAWWQGGRPPELNHRQRINANAIRHLLGELGWASWLFHVDGDEVVRVDRDRLAAVPPSVPAVRLEVREAVSRLRWERPPTWFKRPLEKPELRRLVRRGVIEKPTNGAFLHGHADGKSGVRPGTDTWLTLHDPVGADGGAVDTAADPSFLVLHFESYSGEEFARKWTALAQAGPDTRLRPIRQRTMDAVQGLLARGLPPEALEQELLALYERTIADDLDLLRRLGVVDEIDADRGTHEPAAPSADQRAALDAALDRLRETPKDGFRPPANRPVETPGAAAPTAAPRPRRRS; from the coding sequence ATGGCTGACCAGGGCGGCATCGTCGCCGCGGTCAGCACGGTCAAGGACACGCTGCCGCGCCTGGAGCAGTACGTCGCCCGCAACCTCGCGGGTGGGGTCGACCACCTGTTCGTGCTGCTCGACGCGGACCAGCCGGAGGTCGCTGAGGGCTTCGCGGCTCATCCGCACGTCACCTGCATCCGCACCGACGACGCCTGGTGGCAGGGTGGGCGGCCGCCCGAGCTGAACCACAGGCAGCGCATCAACGCCAACGCGATCCGCCACCTCCTCGGCGAGCTGGGCTGGGCGTCCTGGCTCTTCCACGTCGACGGCGACGAGGTGGTGCGCGTCGACCGCGACCGCCTCGCCGCGGTGCCCCCATCGGTCCCCGCCGTCAGGCTCGAGGTGCGTGAGGCGGTCAGCCGGCTGCGTTGGGAGCGACCGCCCACCTGGTTCAAGCGGCCCCTCGAGAAGCCCGAGCTGCGCCGCCTCGTCCGGCGCGGCGTGATCGAGAAGCCCACCAACGGGGCCTTCCTGCACGGGCACGCCGACGGCAAGTCCGGCGTGCGACCGGGCACTGACACCTGGCTCACCCTGCACGACCCCGTGGGCGCCGACGGGGGAGCGGTGGACACCGCCGCGGACCCGTCGTTCCTGGTGCTGCACTTCGAGTCCTACTCGGGCGAGGAGTTCGCGCGGAAGTGGACCGCCCTCGCCCAGGCCGGGCCGGACACCAGGCTGCGTCCCATCCGGCAGCGGACCATGGACGCCGTGCAGGGCCTCCTCGCCCGCGGCCTGCCGCCGGAGGCGCTGGAGCAGGAGCTGCTCGCGCTCTACGAGCGCACGATCGCCGACGACCTCGACCTCCTGCGGAGGCTCGGCGTGGTCGACGAGATCGACGCCGACCGCGGGACCCACGAGCCGGCCGCGCCGAGCGCGGACCAGCGGGCCGCGCTCGACGCCGCGCTTGACCGGCTGCGGGAGACGCCGAAGGACGGGTTCCGGCCGCCCGCGAACCGGCCGGTCGAGACCCCGGGCGCAGCGGCGCCTACGGCAGCGCCACGCCCCCGTCGGCGGTCCTGA